From the genome of Corallococcus macrosporus DSM 14697:
CGGCGCGCACCCTGCTGTCCCGCTTGAGCGGACCGTGCCCCCCGCCGTCGCCTCGACAGTGAGCGGGCGAGCACGAACAGGCCACCGGCCAGCGCGAGACAGACCTCGCCCGCCCCGGTGCCTTCACATCCTCCGCAGCCGCCGCTCTCGCCTTGCACCTGCCCGTCTCCAGGAACCTCTCCGGCGGGGAGGTCCTCGGAAGGCTCCTCCTGGGGCGGAGTCTCCAGGGGGGGCGACTCGCCAGGGTCAGCCGGCGAGGCTCCGGCCAGGATGCGGAAGGGCGCGCTCATTGCCTCCACCGTCCCGTCCATGGTGCTGGCGATGCGGAGCACGGCTTCCCGGCTCGGTGCGTCTGGGACGCGCCAGGTGAGGGTGCCTGTGTTCTCCAGCGCCGTGGCCACTGGCACCCAGTCGGCGCTCGCCTCCGTGGAGTACGCCACGTCCAGCGCCGGGACCGCGCCGAAGGTGGACCACCGCACCTCCACGTCCTGGCCCGCGACGAGCGCTTCTCCCCCAGCCGGGGCGTCCAGGACCAGGCGCGCCGCGGGGGCCGTCGTCGCCTCCAGCCCGAAGTCGTCCACCAGCGCCCAACCCGCCCCTTCCATGGCGACGCCCACGCTCAGGCCTCCCGCGTCGGCTGGCAGCGCGATGGGGAGCACCCATGACGCTTCCGTCCAGGCCTCGGCGGGAGGCAGGCTCGGGCCTCGCTCCCATTCCTTCCACGTCCCATCCAGGCCCTGCACGGACGCCTTCAGGTGCAGCGGCGTGCTGGAGCGGTACCAGACGCTCACCCGCGCGCCGTGCCCGGGTGTGACGGACGGCGCACAGGTGCCGTCGTCGCGGAGCACGTGGAGGGAGGGCGCGTCCCCGGACGCGTCCAGGCGCTCCAGCCGGTAGGACCAGACGCCGCTGTGCGCCTCGGCCGAGCGTTCGGTGCGGACGGTGCCCCCGTAAGCGGGGCCCAACTGCCAGCAGTCGGGGACGCCGTCGACATTCTCTTCCGCCTCCAGCGAGGGGTTCTTCAGCGCGGCGCCGCGCTCCTGGGACACGGGGTGCACGGCGGGACGCGCTGCGCCGCCCATGATGTCCTGCACCGTGCGCACCTCGGTCCCCAGCGACGCCCGCTGCGAGAGCCAC
Proteins encoded in this window:
- a CDS encoding polysaccharide deacetylase family protein; this encodes MRARLNARAGTCLLAMVLGVWGGGVWAATPGARTVVTLAFDDGLAEQRQVLDMLSASGLKATFYIISGRVGQSSYMTVDDLRRLAAAGHDIGGHTLQHDELLTLTPQAQRQEICEDRLRLLSWGFAPTSLAFPFGSNDAAVNQMAAACGYNSARDVRGLVDTCGSCPPAETIPPFDPYEIRTPATVTRDDGLETMQAWVTAAEAAGGGWVIIVFHFVEPDCTKHTYCVKTDVLREFMGWLSQRASLGTEVRTVQDIMGGAARPAVHPVSQERGAALKNPSLEAEENVDGVPDCWQLGPAYGGTVRTERSAEAHSGVWSYRLERLDASGDAPSLHVLRDDGTCAPSVTPGHGARVSVWYRSSTPLHLKASVQGLDGTWKEWERGPSLPPAEAWTEASWVLPIALPADAGGLSVGVAMEGAGWALVDDFGLEATTAPAARLVLDAPAGGEALVAGQDVEVRWSTFGAVPALDVAYSTEASADWVPVATALENTGTLTWRVPDAPSREAVLRIASTMDGTVEAMSAPFRILAGASPADPGESPPLETPPQEEPSEDLPAGEVPGDGQVQGESGGCGGCEGTGAGEVCLALAGGLFVLARSLSRRRRGARSAQAGQQGARREEGDGGTGGG